In the Candidatus Micrarchaeia archaeon genome, one interval contains:
- a CDS encoding N-glycosylase/DNA lyase yields the protein KLRKSGVGAEVGRRMRELKRNFSSEEKLFSELCFCILTANERAAKGIEIQEKIGNGFAAFSENELRDFLKRNGYRFYNVRAGYIVEARKHYGKLKKTLAKLEREGRTGNLMLCVSHNRQSGALDWKLKTEDRMREWLVENVKGLGWKEASHFLRNAGFNNCAILDRHIIKIMRENRMIREEPKTLNRRRYMEAEAKLEALCRELGMGQGELDFYLWYLKTGKVLK from the coding sequence ATAAACTGCGCAAAAGCGGAGTGGGCGCTGAAGTGGGAAGGAGGATGCGGGAGCTCAAGCGCAACTTCTCTTCCGAGGAGAAACTATTTTCTGAATTGTGCTTCTGCATCCTAACTGCAAATGAAAGGGCGGCGAAAGGAATTGAAATCCAGGAAAAAATAGGAAACGGATTCGCGGCATTTTCCGAAAATGAACTGCGGGATTTTTTGAAAAGAAATGGGTACAGGTTCTACAATGTGCGAGCCGGGTACATAGTGGAGGCGAGGAAGCATTATGGGAAATTGAAAAAGACGCTTGCGAAACTGGAACGCGAAGGCAGAACTGGAAACTTGATGTTGTGCGTGTCGCACAACAGACAGTCGGGTGCACTCGACTGGAAACTGAAAACCGAAGACAGGATGCGGGAATGGCTTGTTGAAAATGTGAAGGGGCTGGGATGGAAGGAAGCAAGCCATTTCCTGCGCAATGCCGGGTTCAACAACTGCGCGATACTGGACCGGCACATAATAAAAATCATGCGCGAGAACCGGATGATTAGGGAAGAGCCCAAAACCCTAAACAGGAGAAGATATATGGAGGCGGAAGCGAAACTCGAAGCTCTGTGCAGGGAACTCGGAATGGGGCAGGGCGAGCTGGATTTTTATCTGTGGTACCTTAAGACGGGTAAAGTGCTGAAATAA